The genomic segment TCATCTCTGAACACGGCTCATGAGCAAGAAACGAAGACCCACACTACAAGATGTCGCCAGTCTGGTCGGCGTCACCAAGATGACTGTCAGCCGATATCTGAAAAATCCATCCCAGGTCTCCCCTGCCACTCGGGATAGACTTGCAGCAGCGGTCGAGCAACTTGGCTATATTCCCAACCGGGCGCCGGATATCCTCTCCAATGCCAAAAGCAGGGCGATCGGGGTGCTGGTTCCCTCTTTGACCAACCAGGTATTCGCCGAAGTGATCCGTGGCATCGAGTCGGTAACCGAGCCCGCCGGTTACCAGCTGATGTTTGCTCACTATGGCTATAGTGCCCACAGTGAAGAGCAACACATCGCCTCCCTGCTCTCCTACAATGTCGATGGCCTGCTACTGTCTGAAACCCTCCACAGTGAACGAACCCTGAGGATGATCGAGACCGCAGGGATCTCTGTGGTCGAAATGATGGATTGCTCCTCGGAGTGCATTCGCCAGGCGGTAGGTTTGGATAACGCCCGGGCCGCCTACAGTATGGTCGAAACAATGATCCAGCGCGGCTACCGGCAAATCGCCTACCTGGGAGCGCGGATGGATCAGCGCACCCAACTTAGAATGCAAGGCTATACCCGGGCACTGGAGGCTCATGGGTTAAAACCTGTCACCCTGCTAACCGAGCAAGCCTCCTCCTTCAGCCTCGGTGCCTCGCTGCTTAAACAGGTGCTGAGCGAACACCCACAAACAGACGGACTATTTTGTACCAATGACGATCTGGCGATCGGCGCCCTGTTTGAATGCCAGCGCCAGGGAATCCAGATCCCGGGAGAGCTGGCTATAGCCGGCTTCCATGGCCACGATATAGGTCAATCCATGGTGCCAAGGCTCGCCAGTGTAATCACCCCCAGGGAGCAGATCGGCCAGGTAGCGGCTCGGGAGTTATTGGCAAGGCTCAACGACGAGCCT from the Dongshaea marina genome contains:
- the gntR gene encoding gluconate operon transcriptional repressor GntR produces the protein MSKKRRPTLQDVASLVGVTKMTVSRYLKNPSQVSPATRDRLAAAVEQLGYIPNRAPDILSNAKSRAIGVLVPSLTNQVFAEVIRGIESVTEPAGYQLMFAHYGYSAHSEEQHIASLLSYNVDGLLLSETLHSERTLRMIETAGISVVEMMDCSSECIRQAVGLDNARAAYSMVETMIQRGYRQIAYLGARMDQRTQLRMQGYTRALEAHGLKPVTLLTEQASSFSLGASLLKQVLSEHPQTDGLFCTNDDLAIGALFECQRQGIQIPGELAIAGFHGHDIGQSMVPRLASVITPREQIGQVAARELLARLNDEPLAQTRFDLGYQISTGESI